AGATGGATGCCATCGCATTTTTCCACGAGGTGGTCCAGTGCCTGCTTCATCACCTCAGCGATGCCCATCATTCTGACATCCGTCATTGTAAAGGTGAGGATATCATTGTCATGGATGTATTGCTTCTCCCCTTCATCCAAATCACGCATCCCAATCAGAACAATGTTCTCCGGCTTAACCTTCGGTCCCGCATCATATAGATTGACGAGGTCTGTATCTCCAATACCACATGAGATGCCGAGGGGCATGCCATGAATATTGCCGGATGGTGATGTCCTGCTGTCATTCAAATCTCCATGCGCATCATACCAGATGACGCCCAAATTTTCGTAGTGCCTGCTGATGCCGGCAAGTGATCCTATGGCCAATGAATGGTCTCCACCAAGAATCAGTGGGAATGCCCCATTGGATAGGGATGCATCGACAGCCCCCGCCAGTATGGTATTGAAGTCTTTAACAGCATCATAATTCAACAGATTATCATCATTCTTTATATTGTGGCACTCTGCTTCGACCTCGAAGTTTCCTTTGATGTTGCCCTTATCGGTCACAGAGAGATCCAATTCCTTCAACATTTTTGTCAGCCCCGCATACCTCAGGGCATCCGGACCTAAATCCACACCAAGTCTCGGTTGTCCAAAAGCAGTTGCAGCACCGATGATATGTACATTCTGATTCATTGAATTCCCCTTTCCATTCGTCTCACAAATACTATAGTATACAACCTTGGATTTTTATGCAAAT
The sequence above is drawn from the Salinicoccus roseus genome and encodes:
- the rocF gene encoding arginase, whose amino-acid sequence is MNQNVHIIGAATAFGQPRLGVDLGPDALRYAGLTKMLKELDLSVTDKGNIKGNFEVEAECHNIKNDDNLLNYDAVKDFNTILAGAVDASLSNGAFPLILGGDHSLAIGSLAGISRHYENLGVIWYDAHGDLNDSRTSPSGNIHGMPLGISCGIGDTDLVNLYDAGPKVKPENIVLIGMRDLDEGEKQYIHDNDILTFTMTDVRMMGIAEVMKQALDHLVEKCDGIHLSLDVDGLDPMETPGTGTPVDGGLSLSETQLAMSILNDSDRITSMDLVEVNPLLDDRNKTAGKAVEIAASLFGKKQL